The Stomatobaculum sp. F0698 genomic sequence TTTGGCATTCTCCGGTTCGATAGAAGCTATATCCTCCGCAAGCTCTGCCCTATCAGTGTTTCTCCTGTATGATCCATGATCCCCGTGTTCCGCCGCTTCTCCGAACCCATCCGTTCTCAATCAGCTTGCCAAAGGCTCTTTGAATCGTAGAGCGGGAAACGCCGAGCTCTTCCGCAATCCGTGTCTGCGAGATTTTAGGATTTGCCCGAATGAGCCGCAGGATTTGATCCTCGATTGTCCCGCGTTTCGCTTCATTGGCTTCACAATTAGCTTCATTTGCTTCAGCATTGGCTTCATTGGTACCCTTGGTCTGATTGTCACGCAATTCCTTCAGTGCATTGCGGATCATGCCCAGCATGAACTCCACAAACTCTGTGGAATCTCCCGCGTTGTCTGCCTTCTGCAGTACACGGTAGTATTCTTCCTGATTCTCATGCACCAGAGTTTCCACCGGCAGCCACGCAAACAGCTCATTCCATTTCCGAAGGATCAGCGACTGCCAGAGCCTTCCGGTTCGTCCGTTCCCATCCGCAAAGGGATGAATGAATTCAAACTCATAGTGGAAGATGCAGCTTTTTACCAGCGGATGGTATTTGGATTCCTTTAGCCAGGTCATTAACTGCGACACCAGCTCGGGAACATATCTTGCCGGTGTGCCGACATGAATCAAGCGGTCCCCGGCATATACGCCGACATTGCCGCTGCGGAATCTCCCGGCTTCTTTTACCAGCCCTTCCGTCATCAGCTTATGGGCATAGAGCAGATTCTTAACACTGTACGGATCAAGCTCGGAAACACGCTCATATGCTTCGTACGCATTCTTCACTTCCCGGATATCCTCCGGCGGGCCAAGTACACGTTTCCCATTGATTACATCACTGACCTGATCAAGAGACAGTGTATTCTGTTCAATCGCCAATGAAGAATAGATGGATTTAATCCGGTTTTCTCTTCGAAGAACCGGATTTCGGTGCATAGACTCATACGTTGTAATCGAGCCGACATATTGACCAATCTCAACGATTAAGTTTGTAATTTCCTCCGTCATACGAAACGGCGGCTGATATGTTTCGCTCATCGTATCGAACCTCATTCCTTCGACATGATGCTCTTTGAATCCGCAAGAACCTCGTAGAACTTTCCGTCATTTGCGGTCTGGATCTTACGGTAATTCTTCTTTACACCGTCATCCAGATTCATTTGAATGCGAGACAGTGCGAGGTGTGCCAGCTTCTCATCGTATTCCCGGTATTCCTTCAACTGCTTGGCCAGCTTTTCACGCCGGAGACGATGAAGTTCTTCCATCATCTCCAGCTGAGACTTCTCCTCATCATTGTTTTGGCATTCTTCGCAATACGAGCGTACCCAGTTGGAAACGGTGGCTCTGGATATGCCGTACTCAGCCACAAGGCTGGTAATCGTGCGCCCGTCCTGAATGTGTGCACGAACAACTTTTCGTCTGGTTTCGTCTGATATTCGAGTCATGTACTTTTCTCCTCTGCTGACATTATAATCTATCAGGCCGAGGTGTTATAAATTCACTGTACCACTACAAAGAACTCCATTCACAGGTTACAGGAAATGAAACTCCTGTTGACTTTAGATGTCCAAGAGTAACTCTCAGTCGTTGCAAAAAGAGTAGGGAATTATGCCGAGCACCTAAAGTGACTTGTGCCGGAGGGTATATTACATATACAACATGCCCCCCTTATTTCCCCCTTACTCTTGAATTCAATCTATTTATCTGCTATCGTCTACTCAACAGGGTTGCCCGAGGTAATGCGTGTCGGGAACCAGGCTGAACCTCTTGGTTTAGCCTTTTTATTTTTCTTCTGAATTGAGGAACAAACATGAATCTAAAGAAACCGCTGGCTTTCTCAGAATACCCCAGTAACCTACTTACGGCTCTTGATTAGCCACTTTCTATATGCCGTTATATTAATTTTTCCCAATTCACTGCATACCGATTCCACGTAATTGCAAAGCCGGAAATCTTAACCTTTTTACCGGTTTAGGTCTCCGGTTTTGCACATTTGCTTTCTTCAATTTTCATTCCCAATATTCTCAAAATACTTATCTACCAGTTCCGTCAGCGTTCCGTTCTTAGATGCTTCCGCCGCGTCCGCTTCAACAAAATTGTGTGTTTCCTCTTTTAGTGTTTCATCAAATCCGAGGATATAGTTCGTTGCAATCAGATAGATAATTCTGGTCGGTGCCATTCCGAACACCTGCTTACGCAAGATGTGACGAATTCTTGCCCCATCGTCAGGAATCGCTTCCTTCATTGCCGCGCTGTTATACAGACGCTTCACAATCTCTGTGATAAACAAGCCTGACTTCATATAGAGGTCCGCAAAAGTCTTGGTCGGATCATCAAAGCATCCCGGATTCTCTATTTCCAGTTTTTCCACCATCATCTTCACCACCCGCTTAGGGGTAAAAATCTGATTCGTTTTCTGTGGTGGGATGTAGTCAAAGATATCCTCTGTATGGGTCTCATCGAAGTAGTTCGCAAGCTCCTGCTTCTTCCGCAAAAACTCCTTGATTGAGTCATTGAAAACAGTCTCATCGAACAGGCAACCATCCCAATGCTCCATTACTCCGGTTTCGGCATTGAGACGATCTCCACCGTCCCGAAGAAATCTGAAATCTTCCTCGCTTATTCCGGTGACTTCGAAGAAGACATCATCTTCCGTGTAATCATCAAAGTTTGCAAGCGTAAGTCCCTCATCTCCGTACGCCATGATGAAGCTCGGGATGGTACGGGAAAATCCTCTAAGGTGGGCACGGATTTCTTCCTCGGCAACGCGCTTTTCAGCCTCGGCCTTGTTT encodes the following:
- a CDS encoding Fic family protein gives rise to the protein MSETYQPPFRMTEEITNLIVEIGQYVGSITTYESMHRNPVLRRENRIKSIYSSLAIEQNTLSLDQVSDVINGKRVLGPPEDIREVKNAYEAYERVSELDPYSVKNLLYAHKLMTEGLVKEAGRFRSGNVGVYAGDRLIHVGTPARYVPELVSQLMTWLKESKYHPLVKSCIFHYEFEFIHPFADGNGRTGRLWQSLILRKWNELFAWLPVETLVHENQEEYYRVLQKADNAGDSTEFVEFMLGMIRNALKELRDNQTKGTNEANAEANEANCEANEAKRGTIEDQILRLIRANPKISQTRIAEELGVSRSTIQRAFGKLIENGWVRRSGGTRGSWIIQEKH
- a CDS encoding helix-turn-helix domain-containing protein, which encodes MTRISDETRRKVVRAHIQDGRTITSLVAEYGISRATVSNWVRSYCEECQNNDEEKSQLEMMEELHRLRREKLAKQLKEYREYDEKLAHLALSRIQMNLDDGVKKNYRKIQTANDGKFYEVLADSKSIMSKE